Genomic window ([Limnothrix rosea] IAM M-220):
TGGCAGCGAAGGATCTCTATACCCTTGTTGGTGCACTCGAATCGGGCGATCGCTCGGCAGCTTTGTTTAATATCAATGGTGTCACCCAACGTTTTAAGGTGGGCGAAAATATTGGTGCTAGTAATTGGAAATTGCTGTCTGTGCAAAATCAGCAAATTCTTATGGGGCAAGGCGGACAAACGCGCTCTCTTTATGTCGGCCAAAATTTTGGCATTGAACGTGAATAATTAGCAATGAATTAACTGCAAAATTATAAAACTTAAGAAGTTGAGTGGATTAGCGGCATGTCCTAAGGAAGTGTCGCTTTTTTCTTAATGGCTGGCTATTTTTTTAGCCAACGTTTTTTCCATTGGCTGGTTGATTCAAGAGTGGTTTGCTGTTGTTCTAAAATGCGTCTTTCTAAAATCGTTTGGCGATCGCCCTTTAGATCTGGGTCACGATAGGGAATAGCCGCACGGGTCTTAAGATGTTCAATTTCCTGTTGGGATAATGGCTCTAAATGTTCTGTGGTAAAACGCGCTAATGTACCGGGCGATCGCCGACCCACGCCGGGAGTCCCACCAAATTTTAGATTGGCTAATGTCATGGCCTGTCGAATAGCCGCCGCACAGGAATAGGTCGCGAGATAACTCTGTTTATCCAGACACTGTGCCACTAATTTTAAAAATTCTACTGTCCATAATTGGGGACATTTTGGCGGGGAAAAGGGGTCAAGAAAAATAGCATCGGCTTGAAAGTTTTGGGCGATCGCCAGTTGGATTGTTTGGCGGGCATCCCCAATCAGAAGTTGAGCAGCGAGCTTTTCTGTTTGCACTTCAAAACGATGACTCAGCTCCCCTAAAAGTACTGCCACCTCTGACGACCAAGGACTTAATAAATTATTTTTAAAGGCTGTCGGGGCGATCGCCGGATCTCGCTCTAAAGCAATCACCTCCACCCGACAAGCCGGATTTACCTGCCAAATTTTCGTCAGTGCCGCCGCCGTATTGTGCCCCAACCCATAGCAAATATCCAACAATCGCAAGGTTGATTTTGTCCGCGCTTGAGTCGCAATGCGACAGGGAATTAAAAACTTCTCCTCCGCTTCCCGTTTAGCTCCCGCAAAGGAATGATAATGCTCTTGAAATTCATCAGAAAAAAAAGTGTAAGAGCCATCCTCAGTGATTTTTGGATCAAGTACCATCAGCGATCGCCATTTCGATAAAATTTTATGGGCATTAGATATCTTAAACTCTGGCAAAATAAAGATTCTAGAGAACCTCAATGATCTGTTTTTAAGCAGCATAATTATCCCGAAAAACCATTAAGAACCAAAAAAAATTTAATAGAATAATCCCTGATCTTCGGCTCTCCGGGATTGACTATGCAGCGTTGGTAGGAAAATGCCAACAAATGAGACA
Coding sequences:
- a CDS encoding tRNA (5-methylaminomethyl-2-thiouridine)(34)-methyltransferase MnmD, giving the protein MVLDPKITEDGSYTFFSDEFQEHYHSFAGAKREAEEKFLIPCRIATQARTKSTLRLLDICYGLGHNTAAALTKIWQVNPACRVEVIALERDPAIAPTAFKNNLLSPWSSEVAVLLGELSHRFEVQTEKLAAQLLIGDARQTIQLAIAQNFQADAIFLDPFSPPKCPQLWTVEFLKLVAQCLDKQSYLATYSCAAAIRQAMTLANLKFGGTPGVGRRSPGTLARFTTEHLEPLSQQEIEHLKTRAAIPYRDPDLKGDRQTILERRILEQQQTTLESTSQWKKRWLKK